The following are from one region of the Vanessa atalanta chromosome 5, ilVanAtal1.2, whole genome shotgun sequence genome:
- the LOC125064372 gene encoding uncharacterized protein LOC125064372, with product MFSKIVAFGAMLAAASAGYYPGHGHAVSSQSIVRHDEGLSLGHIAAPAHYAVPLVQAAPLAHYAAPAAYADHYDGHDEYAHPKYDFAYSVADPHTGDHKSQHESRDGDAVHGYYSLVQPDGSVRKVEYTADDHNGFNAVVHNSAPSIHPQVAYDVFIYFDLPTVVISRVFNLTDGTIRLHQGIVSVHGVTVAALVLGLVVTGVGHSEQKVHILREHKPRGQRVQEERRRTNECYGLRHDARYFEKTRHDRARDQRWLLPARLKDIEYRKMFSKIVAFGALLAAANADLYGHAVSSQSIIRHDGGHYAAPLAYAPVVYAPVSQYGHYDGAHYDGHDTYAHPKYDFAYSVADPHTGDHKSQHESRDGDAVHGYYSLVQPDGSVRKVEYTADAHNGFNAVVHNSAPSIHPQSAYHHYY from the exons ATGTTCAGCAAA ATCGTAGCTTTCGGAGCCATGCTCGCAGCGGCCAGCGCTGGTTACTACCCAGGACACGGCCATGCCGTTTCATCCCAAAGCATTGTTCGTCATGACGAGGGCCTCTCTCTTGGACATATCGCCGCTCCCGCTCACTACGCCGTACCCCTAGTACAGGCAGCTCCCCTCGCACACTACGCCGCCCCAGCTGCCTATGCTGACCATTACGACGGTCACGATGAATAC GCTCACCCCAAATACGACTTCGCGTACTCAGTAGCTGACCCCCACACCGGTGACCACAAGTCCCAGCACGAGAGCCGCGACGGTGACGCCGTGCACGGATACTACTCCCTGGTACAGCCCGATGGTTCCGTCCGCAAGGTCGAATACACCGCTGACGACCACAatgg attcAACGCTGTAGTCCACAACTCTGCCCCATCTATTCACCCCCAGGTCGCCTACGACG TGTTTATATATTTCGACTTACCCACTGTGGTCATCAGCAGAGTATTCAACCTTACGGACGGAACCATCAGGCTGCACCAGGGAATAGTATCCGTGCACGGCGTCACCGTCGCGGCTCTCGTGCTGGGACTTGTGGTCACCGGTGTGGGG CATAGTGAGCAGAAGGTGCATATACTACGGGAGCATAAGCCAAGGGGGCAGCGTGTACAAGAGGAGAGGCGTAGGACAAATGAGTGCTATGGCCTTCGTCATGACGCACGATACTTTGAGAAGACACGGCATGACCGTGCAAGAGACCAGCGTTGGCTGCTGCCAGCAAG ATTGAAAGATATTGAATATAGAAAAATGTTCTCCAAA atcGTTGCCTTTGGCGCCCTACTGGCTGCGGCCAATGCGGATCTTTATGGACATGCTGTGTCTTCTCAAAGTATTATCCGACATGATGGAGGACACTACGCTGCTCCTCTGGCATACGCTCCTGTGGTATATGCACCTGTCTCACAATATGGACACTACGACGGCGCCCATTACGACGGACATGATACTTAC GCACACCCAAAATACGACTTCGCGTACTCAGTAGCCGACCCCCACACCGGCGACCACAAGTCCCAACACGAGAGCCGCGACGGTGACGCCGTGCACGGATACTACTCCCTGGTGCAGCCCGATGGTTCCGTCCGTAAAGTTGAATACACCGCTGATGCTCACAATGG TTTCAATGCTGTAGTGCACAACTCTGCCCCGTCGATTCATCCTCAGTCCGCTTACCATCATTATTACTAA
- the LOC125064054 gene encoding cuticle protein 7-like: MFSKILAFGAMLAAANAGLLHGHAPAISSQSIIRHDEGHYSAPIAYAAHLGHGAPLAHAAPLAHAAPIAYAAYAAPAAHYDGHDEYAHPKYDFAYSVADPHTGDHKSQHESRDGDAVHGYYSLVQPDGSVRKVEYTADAHNGFNAVVHNSAPSVHVEPAHAYHHY; the protein is encoded by the exons ATGTTCAGCAAA ATCTTAGCTTTTGGTGCCATGCTGGCTGCAGCTAATGCTGGTCTTCTGCACGGACACGCTCCCGCCATCTCTTCACAGAGCATCATTCGCCACGACGAGGGTCACTACTCCGCCCCTATCGCCTACGCCGCTCATCTGGGTCACGGCGCCCCTCTGGCTCACGCCGCTCCCCTGGCCCACGCCGCCCCCATCGCATACGCCGCATACGCTGCTCCTGCCGCCCATTACGATGGACATGATGAATAT GCTCACCCCAAATACGACTTCGCATACTCAGTAGCTGACCCCCATACCGGTGACCACAAGTCCCAGCACGAGAGCCGCGACGGTGACGCCGTGCACGGATACTACTCCCTGGTGCAGCCCGATGGCTCCGTCCGCAAGGTCGAATACACCGCGGATGCTCACAATGG TTTCAACGCCGTGGTGCACAACTCTGCTCCCTCCGTACATGTCGAACCTGCCCACGCCTACCACCATTACTAA
- the LOC125064053 gene encoding cuticle protein 7-like, whose amino-acid sequence MFSKILAFGAMLAAANAGLLHGHAPAISSQSIIRHDEGHYSAPIAYAAHLGHGTPLAHAAPLAHAAPIAYAAYAAPAGHYDGHDEYAHPKYDFAYSVADPHTGDHKSQHESRDGDAVHGYYSLVQPDGSVRKVEYTADAHNGFNAVVHNSAPSVHVEPAHAYHHY is encoded by the exons ATGTTCAGCAAA ATCTTAGCTTTTGGTGCCATGCTGGCTGCAGCTAACGCTGGTCTTCTGCACGGACACGCTCCCGCCATCTCTTCACAGAGCATCATTCGCCACGACGAGGGTCACTACTCCGCCCCTATCGCCTACGCCGCTCATCTGGGTCACGGCACCCCTCTGGCTCACGCCGCTCCCCTGGCTCACGCCGCCCCCATCGCATACGCCGCATACGCTGCTCCTGCCGGCCATTACGATGGACATGATGAATAT GCTCACCCCAAATACGACTTCGCGTACTCAGTAGCCGACCCCCACACCGGTGACCACAAGTCCCAGCACGAGAGCCGCGACGGTGACGCCGTGCACGGATACTACTCCCTGGTGCAGCCCGATGGCTCCGTCCGCAAGGTCGAATACACCGCTGATGCTCACAATGG tttcaaCGCCGTGGTGCACAACTCTGCTCCCTCCGTACATGTCGAACCCGCTCACGCTTACCATCATtactaa